The Chloroflexota bacterium genome contains the following window.
ACGTTTTCTGAACTGCTCTATCAGGTCCATCTGTGCTACCCGGTTTTTGGCCACAATCATCAGGCCTGAGGTGTCCTTGTCCAGCCGGTGCACGATGCCCGGTCGGAGGGAATCGCCCATCTGGGCCAGATGGGGAACATGGGAGAGAATGGCGTTAATCAGGGTATGAGCGGGGTGTCCTGGTGCCGGGTGAACGATCAGGCCGGGCGGCTTATCCACCACCAGCAGGTCTTCATCTTCATAGACAATGAGCAGGGGGATAGCCTCGGGCGTCAAGGGACTGGGTGGTACGGGGGGAACGACAACATCTACCCTGTCACCGGAATCAAGCCTGAGGCTCGATTTGGCCTCCCGTCCGTTTACGGTAATAAAGCCATCGGCGATCAGTTTTTGAACATGGGTTCGGGTGAGCTCCGGACATTTATCGGCAACAAATCTGTCCAGCCTGACACCAGTGATACCGACCGACAGATGGTACGTTTTATATGTGCTATTGTTTTTCGGTTTGAGCATGGCGCAGCAAAATCAGGGCGAAAAGGATGACGCCAACCGTGACGGCAGAGTCAGCAACGTTAAACGCCGGCCAGAAGCCAAAATCAATGAAGTCACTTACATAGCCGTAGCGGAATCGGTCAATCAGATTGCCCACCGTACCACCCAGCACCAGCCCGAAGGTCAGTATTACGGAAGTTTTCTCCAGCCAGAGGAAATAACGATGACCGTAAAAGACAAAAAACAGAACTACAGTACCGGCAATTATGGCAAAAATGGTAAGCATTAGAGACTGGTCTGGTAAAAGGCCAAAGGCAGCACCGGTATTGTGGACGTGTGTTATACGAAGAAAGCCCAGTCTGAGCAAAGAGTGCCCTTCAGGCAAGCTCGACCTTATCCAGGCCTTGCTTAGCTGGTCAGCACCTATGATAGAAAGCGCGACAAGAAAAAATATAAGGTAACGCCACCTAGCCGGCGTGCGTTTTTCCTTTTGCATTCTTTGCCTGCTGAGCCTTACATTTTATGCACAGGTTTGCCTCGGGAATCGCCTCCAATCTCGCCGGGTCTATGGGCTGACCGCAGTTATCGCAGAAACCATAGGTGCCCTCTTCATATTTATGTAAAGCGTGCTCCACGCTGACTATTTGCTCTTTTATCCTTTTCTCCAGGACCAGCCGTTTCTCAAGTTCAAGTGCTTCCGTTGCCTCTTCCTCACGCTTGCCAAACGGACTGCCTTCACGCCGCTCATCCGTGGGATTGGCACTGGCCTCCATCTGTTCCAGTTCTTCCATCAAACGTTTCTGTTCCGCCTCCAGTCTGGACCGAAGTATACTGTAGTTGCTTTTCATTTTCCCCTCCCCTCTCTCACCTTTGAGACGGGTTATAAATCGTATTTCAAATCAGTCTAAAGCAGATGTCATCGCCCGTATCTGTTGTTCAATAATTAAGAAATCAAGGTGGGCAGAATGACTGACTGAGCGTCACTCACAGCCGGCACGCCGTGCCGGCCGATTACTTTCATCTGTAATCGTGAGCAGTGGTTGAATAGTATTGGTTTCGGCCATAGTATCGCCGAAATGTTTCATGCCATAAGTGTAAACCATTTCCAAGGGTTGGTCAATGTTTTTTTGGGATAATAATGGAGAAATTCAAGTCGCTCCAAACTATTTACGTTGATAGATTTACTAACGCCTGACTTACAACGCCCCAGCTGCCTTGACACCCAATTCTAACAGGAATTATACTAGGTATGTCAAGTGACGCGGGGTGGAGCAGTGGTAGCTCGTCGGGCTCATAACCCGAAGGTCGTTGGTTCGAATCCAACCCCCGCTACCAAAGAATTAAAAGAGGGAGGCTTCTTTGCCTCCCTTTATATTTAATCCCAATCTTCTACTGTCTATTCTGCCTCTTTTTTGGATATTCTTTCAATCGTTGACTGTACTTCAGGAGTCTTGGAAGAAATCCGCGTTTTGACCCCCTTCTTAAATCTGAAATCACATCGCTCGCAACCATCGGCAAGGGTTTCGGTTCTAATTAATCCCCACCCCAGGGCATTACTTAAAGCAATGTCTGACATGCAGACGTATGGGGCAAACTCTTCTGCTCCTTGATCCAGAACGAATTTGTAATTGCCACACGCCACGTAGTCCACACCAAAATCGAATTCTTCACCATCACCAATAACATATCTAACCTCAAAGTCTCCAAACCTAGGCTGTTTACCTGTTTCTGCGAGTTTTCGCATCCTCTTTATTAAGATACCTGAACGCATGATACGCCCCAGTAGCCAACGTTTGATTTTGGGAAACTGCTTCATTCTCAATCGCAGAGCCTCATGGCATATCTCCCAAGCTTCTCCAGCTGTCTTGCCCTGTTTTTTCATGGCTTGATAGACCGCAATCTCTTGGGCAGTGATACGGAGAAATGAGTTCAGCATACTTCCTCTAATGCCCTCGATGTGAGGGATCTGTGGAATGAGCGCCTCATACTCTTGCCGTGTTTCCTGGTAAAGTGTATCGGCAAAATCCGGTCCGTAGCTTGCGACAATAGAGTTTCTGACGAGATTTGCTGTTTTATCGAAATCCTTTAACATCTTTGGCTTTCGAGATACGTAGTAATTTTGTTTCGACACTTTCATTCTCCTCGTATATACACCGGGCGTCCTTCATCAGTCAGTATAGCTATATCGTGTAGAATGTACAATAACACCGCCCCTCGTCCCCTTCGAATCCTCCCCCGCTGCCAAACCCGCAGCTTCGCGCCATAATATACGCGGGAGGTGAGCGGAATTTGACAGTAAGTCAGATTATATGATTTGACAAAATAGGGAATTGTAAATCCTAACGAGAGTTGATTCTTGTGTGGACAACAGTATAACCTTGTACGGATAAGGGTATACTATTGTGAGGATGAGCAAGCTGCGTTAGTAACAATATAGGCAAATGTGCTTCGAGTCTAGTCTTTCTCAGTGTGATTATCAATACTTAGAGTTGCAATCCTTTTGAAGCTAAAATGGCGCCTTTTGTTCAATCTTGCGTGGTGGTATAATCCCCTTAAAAGGTTAAGGGAATTCAATTATGAAGCGAGTGCTAAAAAAGCTAATAAGACCAAAATTCATTATCCTTGTTACTACCACTATAATAGCAATCTTTTTGGCATATGTCCCATCGGCTCAAGCGTGGGTATCAAGCAATATGACTATTGTGGAAAACTGGGAGAAGGAAACTAATATGCCGAGTTCAATACTTATATTGTTTGGCGTTTTGATTATTGGTAGCTTTGTGTATCTCATATATGATGCTTTGAAAGAAAGCGATACGGAGCGAATTGAGAAGATGCTCGGTGAAAGTGGGGAAAAATTAGATAAGATAATTAAAATACTAGAAAAAGGGGCGAAAGATGATTGAGATAATAAACCAGATACAAGAGTGTAACTACTGCCAATCCAACCACGTCATTAAATACGGCAAGTACAAAGATACCCAATACTACCTGTGCAAAGGTTGCGGGCGCAGGTTTGCTTCTGCCGATAGAATACCCAAAATGCAGAACACTACTCGCACGATAGCCGATGCCCTCAATATGTATTATGAGGGTATGAGCCTTGCCGAAATACGCCGTAACCTCATACAGCAGGACAACAACTACATATCCCGCATATCAGCCTATAACTGGGTAGACCGTTTCACCGAATTAGCCGTAAAAGAGGCTAAAAAGCATAAGCCCGATGTAGGCTCTATTTGGATTGCCGATGAAACCGTAATCGATATTGATGGCAAGAATATTTGGCTTTGGGATATTATTGACTCCAAGACCCGCTTCTTAATAACTACTCATATGTCCTATACTCGCACTACGAAAGACGCTCAACAGCTTATGAAACAGGCGTATGAGCGAACTGGTAAAATACCACGAGTTATCTATACGGATAAACTCAGAGCTTATCTAGACGGCATAGAACTAACCTTTGGCGCAGATACCAAACATAAATACGGTAGCCCGTTTGACGTTGAGAACAATACTAACCTTATAGAGCGATTTCACGGCACGGTCAAAGAGCGCACGAAAGTTATGCGTGGCTTGCATACGATAGAAACTGCCAAGAAGTTTTTAGACGGCTGGCTTATCCACTACAATTTCTTCCGCCCGCATACGTCATTGAAAGACAGGACACCTGCGCAAATGGCTGGTATCAAGTTTCCGTTCCGTAACTGGAAAGACGTGGTAGAGCAACCTTATGAGATAACGGCTAGGATACCGCTTCGGGACAAGGCGCAGAGAATAACAAAACCTGTACCAAGAATTACACCCAAGACACCGAGGTTAGTAAAATGAGCTACCACCGAAGATTGAACAGAACCAAATGGACAGCTTGATTGTAAATTAAAAACAGTTGTGGTATAATATTATTCGGTTATAAGTACTGGTTATCACATATCTGGTTGAACTTAACAGTTTTTCTCACATACTGGGTGACCAAAACTCTAACCAAATAAAGAAGAGAGGAGGTCATCCAATGTCTTTTAAGGACAAGACGCTCGAATGTTCCGATTGCGGTAAGGAGTTCACTTTCAGCGCTGAGGAACAGGAACAGTTCCAGTCGAGAGGCTATACCAACGAGCCCAAGCGTTGCACCGAATGCCGCGACGCAAGGAAGGCAAGCCGTTACGGAAGCGGTGGCAACAGCTATGGTAATAGTAGATACGGTAGTAGCTCCCCTCGCCAGATGTTCCCCGTGGTTTGTTCAGACTGTGGCAAGGAAACAGAAGTACCGTTTGAGCCTCGTGAAGGCAGACCAGTGTACTGCAGAGACTGCTACAACAAAGTCAGGCTGAGCAGCTAAGCAAGGTTGAACTTAAAGTCACGTCCGGGTTGGGTAACCGGCCCGGAAGTGACTCGGGCAAGTATGAATTGTGCCTTTTGCAGTATCAATAACTGAAGGCGAATCGCAGGAATCATTGCTGCACCGTTTTCAAAGATTTGAGAAAAAGGGGGCACCATTAATATCTATGTGGGCAACCTATCGCTCGAAATAACTGAGGCTGAACTGCGAAAAGAGTTCACGGCTTTCGGAGAAGTGATATCTGTAACCATCATGGATGACAGGTATATTGGCAGCGGCCAATCTAGAGGATACGGATTTGTGGAAATGACTTCAAAGTCCGAAGGCACAACCGCAATTGGCAACCTCACTGGGACAAAACTGAGGGGCCGGGCGATTGATGTTGTTGAAGCCCTCCCTCTTTCAGATAAAAGGGGAGTAGTCTCCATTAATACTAGATGCAATAACCGGTCTAATAGAAGAAGAGAAAGAAAATACTACATTAGTTGAGCCACCTATTCTACAATAATATAAACAGTTATTATAGTAATGAACTGGTCAATCAAACGGAAAAAACACTGGAGGTGTCCGAAATGACGACAGGAAAATCAGCAGCTCATGAGGCAGAGGCTTCTAATGAAGCTAGGAAACTATTGGACGATGCTTGGGAACGAGCTAAAAAGGCCTATAAAGTGGCTAAGGAGCAAGCGGATATAGTCTATAAAGAGGCCAAGAAAATGGCCGTTGATAAAGAGGCTAAGAAAGCAGTCGATGAAGCACATAAGGAAGCCGTAAAGCAAGCCGAAAAAGTCCGTGACGCGATTACAAATGAAGCCCAGACGGCCTTCGGTAATTTTTGGAAGCAAAGAGATGTAGACTCCCAGGAGGCTATAACCAAATCAAAGGAGCGTAGTGATCAGGCGAAAATAGCCCATAAAGAGGCTAAGGAGCAAGCGGATATAGTCCATAAAGAGGCCAAGAAAATAGCCGTTGATAAAGAGGCTGAGAAAGCAGCCGACCAAGCGCGCAAGGAAGCTCTAAATCAAGCCAAGAAAGACTATGACGAGACTACAAACTAATCACAGTAGTGAGAAACCCTTAAATAAGGTTAATTGATTAACAGAGCTAACGATCCGTTAGAATGTGCAACCTGTTATGAAAACTGCCCACTTGCCCGCTACCCGAAGGTCGTTGGTTTAAATCCAACCCCCGCTACCAAGAAAGAATAAAGGCAGGCCAAATTGACCTGCCTTTTTTACCTTTGTAAATACCTTAGAGGATTACTCAGAAGAACTATTCTATCACTATAGTGTCTTTCTAGAACCAGCCCACAGGCACTGGTTTTTTATAAACTCTCCAAGCATAAAGCGCGGCCACTACGACGAAGCCCAGGGCGAGATAGAAATTATAGAAGAAGGTTGCCTGCAGGCCCATGATGAGCGCCGTCAGCACCAGGAAAAGGCAGATGCCGGACAACTTTTTTCTCCTTGAGCGGAGAACAGCAATCTGTGGTCCCAATCCCTGGGGAACGGGAGTATCGGGCTTCACCTGCTCCATTAGCTGTTCTATACGCGGCTGAACGGAAAAATGTATATAAGAAAGGAGACTGGCCATAATCGCCAGCGCCACCCACTTGATAACCATGGTGGGTTCAGTAAGCAGTGAAATCCAGGGCCGTCCGGTAACATATATCAGGCCTAGACCACTTGCCAGCATGGTGCCCTGGAAGACAAAGCACCTCACTGCATTATTACGGATGATGTTCTCCATGTAGCGGTCAGTGAAGTAGCCCAGGGGAACGCCAAAACGGGCGCGTTCATTGACTATAATAAGCATGTAGAAAGGGGCCGCCATAAGCAGGGTTGAGAGAAGATGAACAACCAGAAGAAAAGCTCTCCATTCCATTTTCTTTTACCTTTCTATTGTTTTCCAAAGTATTAGTATGATTTTTAAAGTAGTCTACAGGCTCCTCTGCTCATTGTCTACAGGGTAAATAACCCCCTTTTCATCTATTAAATGCGTATTTATTCTGGATAATTGCCAGTGCCCCGATTATTAATTCCGAATCCAACCCCCGCTACCAAGCCAGTTACTCCCGCTGGGGTTAGGACTGGGTGCCCGCCGGGTTGCAGAAAGCCTTTCGGTGGGCATTCTTTTACCATGTTTTTCAATTATTGCCTCCTTCTTCAGCCTTACTGTTGTTTTTCAGCGCGCCCACAAGCTTGCAGCATAAATGTCTGCAACGAATCCAGTGTTTGTCCGCTTATACCCTGTTCCTTAAGAAAAACAATCAGGTTGTCCTTAAGCCTTCTGATTCTAGTAGGCTTTTCCGCCGCTAGCCACAGAAAGACCAGTTGAAAGGTAGCTATAGCCAATCCACCGACTTCATCCACTGTGGGTTTTAATTTCTCCAATCTTTCAACTCTTTTAAAAATGTCCCATTCAGGCGTTTTCTTAGGTGTACCCATTTTTATCTACCCCCTTGTGTATCTTACTAACAAGAGCAGAAACGCTTTAGGAAACAGTTTCCTATTTGATACCAAATGCAGCCAAGACCTTTTCCCAGGCTTCTAATGCCTTCATAGCAGTATTATGGAAATCACCAATTTTATTGCCATCTTTATCCAGAATATCACCCGTAATAATGACTTTAGCCGTACCTGACCCTTTTATTAGTATA
Protein-coding sequences here:
- a CDS encoding RNA-binding protein, with translation MNIYVGNLSLEITEAELRKEFTAFGEVISVTIMDDRYIGSGQSRGYGFVEMTSKSEGTTAIGNLTGTKLRGRAIDVVEALPLSDKRGVVSINTRCNNRSNRRRERKYYIS
- the lspA gene encoding signal peptidase II; this translates as MQKEKRTPARWRYLIFFLVALSIIGADQLSKAWIRSSLPEGHSLLRLGFLRITHVHNTGAAFGLLPDQSLMLTIFAIIAGTVVLFFVFYGHRYFLWLEKTSVILTFGLVLGGTVGNLIDRFRYGYVSDFIDFGFWPAFNVADSAVTVGVILFALILLRHAQTEKQ
- a CDS encoding L-2-amino-thiazoline-4-carboxylic acid hydrolase, which translates into the protein MKVSKQNYYVSRKPKMLKDFDKTANLVRNSIVASYGPDFADTLYQETRQEYEALIPQIPHIEGIRGSMLNSFLRITAQEIAVYQAMKKQGKTAGEAWEICHEALRLRMKQFPKIKRWLLGRIMRSGILIKRMRKLAETGKQPRFGDFEVRYVIGDGEEFDFGVDYVACGNYKFVLDQGAEEFAPYVCMSDIALSNALGWGLIRTETLADGCERCDFRFKKGVKTRISSKTPEVQSTIERISKKEAE
- a CDS encoding zinc-ribbon domain containing protein → MSFKDKTLECSDCGKEFTFSAEEQEQFQSRGYTNEPKRCTECRDARKASRYGSGGNSYGNSRYGSSSPRQMFPVVCSDCGKETEVPFEPREGRPVYCRDCYNKVRLSS
- a CDS encoding RluA family pseudouridine synthase; translated protein: MLKPKNNSTYKTYHLSVGITGVRLDRFVADKCPELTRTHVQKLIADGFITVNGREAKSSLRLDSGDRVDVVVPPVPPSPLTPEAIPLLIVYEDEDLLVVDKPPGLIVHPAPGHPAHTLINAILSHVPHLAQMGDSLRPGIVHRLDKDTSGLMIVAKNRVAQMDLIEQFRKR
- a CDS encoding IS6 family transposase; this encodes MIEIINQIQECNYCQSNHVIKYGKYKDTQYYLCKGCGRRFASADRIPKMQNTTRTIADALNMYYEGMSLAEIRRNLIQQDNNYISRISAYNWVDRFTELAVKEAKKHKPDVGSIWIADETVIDIDGKNIWLWDIIDSKTRFLITTHMSYTRTTKDAQQLMKQAYERTGKIPRVIYTDKLRAYLDGIELTFGADTKHKYGSPFDVENNTNLIERFHGTVKERTKVMRGLHTIETAKKFLDGWLIHYNFFRPHTSLKDRTPAQMAGIKFPFRNWKDVVEQPYEITARIPLRDKAQRITKPVPRITPKTPRLVK
- a CDS encoding TraR/DksA C4-type zinc finger protein gives rise to the protein MKSNYSILRSRLEAEQKRLMEELEQMEASANPTDERREGSPFGKREEEATEALELEKRLVLEKRIKEQIVSVEHALHKYEEGTYGFCDNCGQPIDPARLEAIPEANLCIKCKAQQAKNAKGKTHAG